A DNA window from Linepithema humile isolate Giens D197 chromosome 6, Lhum_UNIL_v1.0, whole genome shotgun sequence contains the following coding sequences:
- the LOC105667692 gene encoding U6 snRNA phosphodiesterase 1 isoform X2: MAGLDLIKTYSSDSEDEHDEKKKSNKDKIVNRLAIPTSILSWEGVIYHEEMIDDPLNHDGRKRSFKHERGNWATLIYINYVKVYCNEEKTRTFLGIYCQDKDGTLKHLTKVLDGLLAEYQLPSFYKDTSYHISIFWCLGDQRAHLQKFLPFLTCNLNKFLAENTEDSFIYVNEIQCKIGNKCYMFELR; encoded by the exons atggctggtttagatttaataaaaacttactCCTCCGACTCGGAAGACGAACatgatgaaaaaaagaaaagtaataaggacaaaattgtaaacag ACTAGCTATACCTACCAGTATTTTATCATGGGAAGGAGTTATCTATCATGAAGAAATGATTGATGATCCATTGAATCATGATGGGCGAAAACGAAGCTTTAAACATGAACGTGGTAATTGGgcaacattaatttatataaatt ATGTAAAAGTATACTGTAATGAAGAGAAAACTCGTACATTTCTTGGAATTTATTGTCAAGATAAAGATGGAACATTGAAGCATCTAACGAAAGTTCTTGACGGTTTATTAGCTGAATATCAATTGCCATCGTTTTATaag GATACTTCATATCATATCAGCATTTTCTGGTGCCTCGGAGATCAGCGAGCTCATTTGCAGAAATTTCTGCCATTTCTTACTTgcaatttaaacaaatttttggcaGAAAATACGGAAGACTCTTTTATATATGTCAATGAGATACAATGCAAAATTGggaataaatgttatatgtttgagttaagataa
- the LOC105667692 gene encoding U6 snRNA phosphodiesterase 1 isoform X1, whose product MAGLDLIKTYSSDSEDEHDEKKKSNKDKIVNRLAIPTSILSWEGVIYHEEMIDDPLNHDGRKRSFKHERGNWATLIYINCITSDCLHTWINSVLNELSIQGNIIFNFHISLSRTLVLKFHWIESFVEDLKLLCHKFNKFVIQLTDVKVYCNEEKTRTFLGIYCQDKDGTLKHLTKVLDGLLAEYQLPSFYKDTSYHISIFWCLGDQRAHLQKFLPFLTCNLNKFLAENTEDSFIYVNEIQCKIGNKCYMFELR is encoded by the exons atggctggtttagatttaataaaaacttactCCTCCGACTCGGAAGACGAACatgatgaaaaaaagaaaagtaataaggacaaaattgtaaacag ACTAGCTATACCTACCAGTATTTTATCATGGGAAGGAGTTATCTATCATGAAGAAATGATTGATGATCCATTGAATCATGATGGGCGAAAACGAAGCTTTAAACATGAACGTGGTAATTGGgcaacattaatttatataaatt GTATAACCAGTGATTGCCTTCATACGTGGATAAATTCTGTACTGAATGAATTGTCTATTCAaggcaatattatttttaattttcatattagtCTCAGTCGTACTTTGGTTTTAAAGTTTCATTGGATTGAATCATTTGTAGAGGATCTAAAGCTACTatgtcataaatttaataaatttgttatacaaCTCACAGATGTAAAAGTATACTGTAATGAAGAGAAAACTCGTACATTTCTTGGAATTTATTGTCAAGATAAAGATGGAACATTGAAGCATCTAACGAAAGTTCTTGACGGTTTATTAGCTGAATATCAATTGCCATCGTTTTATaag GATACTTCATATCATATCAGCATTTTCTGGTGCCTCGGAGATCAGCGAGCTCATTTGCAGAAATTTCTGCCATTTCTTACTTgcaatttaaacaaatttttggcaGAAAATACGGAAGACTCTTTTATATATGTCAATGAGATACAATGCAAAATTGggaataaatgttatatgtttgagttaagataa
- the LOC105667697 gene encoding tonsoku-like protein yields MNIDKLVKKKQHAKRDGNLLQLAEITKTLGDMYFENGESKKALKEYTEQLSVCEDLQDKLNCAIAHRMIGEVYTNLGKYEQALLHQNLYLEGAKEMKNLIEKQRALATLGRTYFCLAESLINQSWKRNEALANAEIAFVQSMELCDQLETEIKLEEKTLMRARLLLNLGLTLEAREQTQQTIDLMEKAILLCKSNNFQEDLHRTCISLASIYEQRSNHELALNYIEIAATVNDTRLKAEAKVVKAELFMRSGQWIEARKVLISLYQNNKLLKDINHQVEKYLKIIVTLCRVENNVLVETDTQAKQKLYETLGDAAVAVQCFDKGVEYYQHMLTCAEKTGNQIGIALISLARTLKDARRYKEALPFVQREFELCTSSQEKCRSALFLADLLRATDATNAKIREYYTLALNSANSSDNVKLQKSVLKEFVSYLESIDQFDEANNAKQEAGLTSEILSNTESEASSEESDEIGTDICLEDLSDLEAEENIKETNVTKRRAKKAPAIKRNEKGETQLHVACINNNISGVETFLSSGHPTNVRDHCGWTPLHEAANHGYIDVAELLLKHGANVNDPGSLSCKGMTPLHDAACNGHFSMMQLLMQHGANVALKTHDGDTVLDCLEDWRDRVEDLSPEDLVEYDIMHRKLSAVILVRKKRRSDNTQILDEKSVQSESQKISAGEDYKRTIANLRSFNKTNTAALFKSSKNTVTPLVNEEQILIDDWLEDDIRSTTKKKFTSNNYVTTTKRKFIDENIQSTSKKLRVNDTFQNEDFGMSEDSSDDNAAEIIQLLEKPQRTKRKRQMSLTLSEFTISRTLSPVHLESSTISSKHHDKEYVCLPIFVKEKTFDLKIEICEDEKEFLRSITTVTEHLFNNETGCIVKLQLQPINGNIATKENVLKIARESTDDKKLECEVVELRIPPIVERYKTICYTHDFTPCENILKCLKTCENTGIFRVKSDDVNKDQLVSLLKTLEYERNLKLLELSGILLLTAGTHLHQCLSNILFLQELYLKGCDINFTCLREINSLPPQLKVLDLSYNPLGSDSRDVLRKLIAPLRHLQTLNLRYCKLENFHFPLDNPNLTNCNISWNKLSRDAITSFLSRTMFDLNLSNVLSSNRFILNLNTMSMILSPSIESLELSFCDITDSDVKVILAQLPRLLKLILIGNTNVSVLSVNRLLSRQPTLTYIDVSGCKNIMSGPEAQLIIQNPEVCTLLANMPPDLCESWIKLWRGAGVVTKLPYNLAIFKPI; encoded by the coding sequence atgaacaTTGATAAACTTGTTAAAAAGAAGCAACATGCCAAGCGAGATGGCAATCTTCTTCAGTTGGCAGAAATCACTAAAACTCTTGGCGATATGTATTTTGAGAATGGAGAATCCAAGAAGGCTTTGAAGGAATATACAGAGCAGTTAAGTGTCTGTGAAGATTTACAAGACAAATTGAATTGTGCAATAGCACACAGAATGATCGGAGAAGTTTATACAAACTTGGGAAAATATGAGCAAGCTCTATTGCaccaaaatttgtatttggaAGGCGCTAAAgagatgaaaaatttaatagagaaACAACGTGCCCTTGCTACCTTGGGTAGAACATATTTTTGTCTGGCTGAAAGTTTAATCAATCAGTCATGGAAACGTAACGAAGCTTTAGCCAATGCAGAAATTGCTTTTGTCCAAAGTATGGAGCTGTGTGATCAATTAGAAACTGAAATTAAGttagaagaaaaaacattGATGCGAGCAAGACTGTTGCTTAATTTGGGATTAACACTAGAAGCACGAGAACAGACACAGCAAACAATTGATTTAATGgagaaagcaattttattgtgCAAATCAAACAATTTTCAAGAGGATCTACATCGAACATGTATTTCTTTAGCATCTATATACGAGCAAAGAAGTAATCATGAATTGgcgttaaattatattgaaattgctGCTACTGTAAATGATACACGCTTAAAAGCTGAAGCAAAAGTAGTAAAAGCTGAATTGTTTATGCGAAGTGGACAATGGATTGAGGCACGTAAAGTGCTAATTTCTTTGTACCAGAATAACAAATTACTGAAGGATATTAATCATcaagtagaaaaatatttaaagattattgTAACTCTATGCCGagttgaaaataatgttcttGTTGAAACTGATACTCAGGCTAAGCAGAAATTATATGAGACTTTAGGTGATGCAGCAGTTGCAGTACAATGTTTTGACAAAGGCGTGGAATATTATCAGCATATGCTGACGTGTGCGGAGAAAACGGGTAATCAAATAGGTATTGCTTTAATAAGTCTGGCTCGAACGCTCAAAGATGCAAGACGGTACAAAGAAGCATTACCATTTGTACAGAGAGAATTCGAACTTTGCACCAGTTCTCAAGAGAAATGTAGATCGGCATTGTTTCTAGCAGATTTATTAAGAGCAACCGACGCAACTAATGCGAAAATTCGAGAGTATTATACTTTAGCACTAAATTCAGCTAACAGCAGCGACAATGTTAAGCTCCAAAAATCTGTTCTGAAAGAATTTGTTAGTTATTTAGAAAGTATAGATCAGTTTGACGAggcaaataatgcaaaacaGGAAGCAGGATTAACATCAGAAATATTAAGCAATACAGAGAGTGAAGCATCATCTGAAGAAAGTGATGAAATCGGCACAGATATCTGTCTAGAGGATTTATCTGATTTGGAAGCGGAAGAAAACATCAAGGAAACCAACGTAACAAAAAGAAGAGCAAAGAAAGCGCCTGCAATCAAAAGGAACGAAAAGGGCGAAACGCAACTACATGTAGCGTGCATTAACAATAACATTAGTGGTGTTGAAACATTCTTGTCATCCGGTCATCCTACAAACGTTAGAGATCATTGTGGCTGGACGCCTCTTCACGAAGCCGCAAATCACGGCTACATAGATGTCGCCGAATTGCTCTTAAAACACGGCGCAAATGTCAACGATCCAGGTAGTCTATCCTGCAAAGGAATGACGCCGCTTCATGATGCAGCCTGCAATGGACATTTTTCGATGATGCAGTTGTTGATGCAACACGGAGCGAACGTAGCACTTAAAACTCACGACGGCGACACGGTGTTAGATTGTTTAGAAGACTGGAGAGATCGCGTGGAAGACTTAAGTCCTGAAGATTTAGTAGAATACGATATAATGCACAGAAAGCTTTCTGCTGTTATTTTagtaagaaagaaaaggaggTCTGATAATACTCAGATTCTAGACGAAAAGTCTGTGCAATCTGAGTCTCAGAAAATATCTGCTGGCGAAGATTACAAAAGAACAATAGCAAATTTGAGATCTTTTAACAAAACTAATACAGCTGCCCTGTTTAAAAGCAGTAAGAATACGGTCACACCTTTGGTAAACGAAGAACAAATTCTCATCGATGATTGGCTTGAGGACGATATTAGAAGTACGACGAAGAAGAAATTTACGTCAAACAATTACGTCACTAcaacaaagagaaaatttattgacgAAAATATACAAAGCACATCGAAAAAATTGAGAGTAAATGATACGTTTCAGAATGAAGATTTTGGCATGAGTGAAGATAGTAGCGACGATAATGCTGCTGAAATTATTCAACTACTTGAAAAACCCCAGAGAACCAAAAGAAAACGACAAATGTCCTTGACATTGAGTGAATTCACTATATCTCGCACATTGTCGCCAGTTCATCTTGAATCATCCACAATAAGTTCTAAACATCATGACAAAGAATACGTATGTTTACCTATATTTGTCAAAGAAAAAACattcgatttaaaaatagaaatttgcgAAGATGAAAAGGAGTTTCTAAGATCCATCACAACGGTCACTGAACACTTGTTCAATAACGAAACTGGTTGCATAgttaaattgcaattacagccgataaatggaaatattgcaacaaaagaaaatgttttgaaaattgcaaGAGAAAGTACAGATGACAAAAAATTGGAGTGCGAGGTAGTCGAATTGCGAATACCACCTATCGTCGAACGGTATAAAACTATTTGTTACACTCACGATTTCACTCCTTGCGAAAATATTCTCAAATGTTTGAAAACTTGCGAAAATACCGGTATCTTTCGTGTAAAATCTGACGATGTCAATAAAGACCAGCTTGTATCATTACTGAAAACTTTAGAATACGAAAGAAATCTCAAGCTGTTAGAATTGTCGGGAATTTTGTTGCTAACAGCGGGAACACACTTGCATCAGTGTCTCTCGAATATATTGTTTCTACAAGAGCTCTATTTAAAAGGctgtgatattaattttacttgtttGCGCGAAATAAACTCATTACCTCCTCAGTTAAAAGTCCTGGACCTCAGTTATAATCCGTTAGGTTCGGATAGTCGTGACGTTCTTCGCAAACTAATCGCACCCTTGAGACACTTACAGACTCTTAATTTGCGTTATTGCaaacttgaaaattttcattttccgcTCGACAATCCTAATCTGAcgaattgtaatatttcatggaATAAATTAAGTCGCGATGCAATAACTTCTTTTTTGAGCAGAACAATGTTCGATTTGAATCTATCCAATGTTCTGTCTTCCAACCGAttcattttgaatttaaatacaatgaGCATGATTCTATCCCCAAGCATAGAATCCTTGGAGCTTTCATTCTGCGACATAACGGACTCCGATGTGAAAGTTATATTAGCACAGCTTCCTAggctgttaaaattaatacttatcGGAAACACAAATGTATCTGTATTATCTGTAAATAGATTGTTAAGTCGTCAGCCTACCTTAACTTACATAGATGTTAGTGGTTGTAAAAATATCATGAGTGGTCCGGAGgcgcaattaattatacaaaatccCGAAGTTTGTACGTTATTAGCGAACATGCCGCCTGATTTATGCGAGTCATGGATTAAACTGTGGCGTGGCGCAGGTGTTGTAACGAAACTGCCTTATAATTTGGCTATTTTTAAACCAATATAA